AAatgattgatttcctagataaagtatgctattttcttcaaatttaccctagttttggtttttatttcggaaatcaaattgtatctcgtctcgaaTTTTTTCGTCCGTcatggtcaaagtacccaaaattgtttgaccagatcCGGTACCCACAAtcatactagtgtcgtgtcgacatgagtgcggcacctaaactgccGTATCGGAGCAGCTTAGGGGTATATCCTTCTTGTGAGCAGTATGAATGTGTTTTTGGAAAAAACCCGCCTCTGCTATACTGGTTTATTCAATTTAATTGAGGTGCGCGCAAGCTGACAAAGACACCAcccatataaaaaataaataaatgaatgaaTGTGTTTTTtaattgaagcaatatctttGAGATTTCTGATCACGTGAACATGGTAATTTTCTTACCTCTTGAACCTTTAACTTGGATGTATATCCGTTTCTATAGGAAGTTGTACGAGGTCTAGAAGTCTCTGATATCATGAAACTTCAAAATAGTTTATCACCATCTGTGAATACAACACAGAGTTCTGCTGCGTTCATAATATTTGCCAAAATCGTGTGCTGTTCTGATGTCTGGTAATGCTTCTCTTGCGCCCAGATTCTTGGAACCGAAACCACTTTGAATCGTGTTCCCTTCCTGTTCATAATATTGCCAAAACTGTGTGCTGTTAATATTGGATTACGGTTATCTATATGTTCTGATTTCTCTTAATGCTTCTCTTGCACCTAGATTCTTGGAACCGAAACCACTTTGAATAGTGCTCCTCTTCCTTTGGACTACTGTTATGGTGAAAATGGAAGTAGTGAGGAGACAAATAACTCCTCTGATTCACAAAATTGGCTGCAGCAACCTGACGAGCTAAAACCAATTGATCTAGCTGTTCAACAGAATGTTGATGTCGATCCAGTCATGCATGAATATATTGGTGAATCAAGCAAGAATGTGAACTCTGAAGATGTGGATTACTTGCTTAATGAACCAACTGTAAATGCAACTGATGACCTTCAATTTAAGGAAGAAGCTTTCCTCGAAGCTAATGATCTTTCAAATCCCATTGAGGTTGATAGCTCTGGTTTTGACATGCTTGAGGAATACCTTACTTTCTTTGATGCAAATGATGATTTCCAGAATATGGGTTTTGATCCTTCAGTTTTGTTTGGAAATGATGATCAAATTTCTGATCAAGCACTGCTGGCTGAGAAGGTAAACTTTATTTTTGCCAGCTTCCCTCTCTCTTAGCTGTTACAGCAGTGTTCGTGCTGAGGCTTACATGTTATGTTTCTACTTTGGCAGAACATCGGTGAGGTAACTCAGCAATTTATTGCACCCAACGAAGGGCTTGGTGAATATAAGAATGATTTTGCATCATCCTCTAAACTGGAACTGACTAAATTTGGATCAGGTAATGATGGGACTTTCTATTTTGATTTTGTTCCTGATGATACCTTTGGGTATATACTAATTTGgtcattgttatttatttttcaatattGTAGATCATCAGTATCCATTTATGAAGCAGGCAAGCAAGATGTTGAGCAATATTCATGCTCCTCCAGCATTTGCTTCAGAGTTCCCTACAAAAGATGCAACTCTCCGTCTGAATTCATTGTCTCAGTCATCTAGTTCAGTGCAGGTCACTGCTGGTTTTCAAATGAGGGACATGACTGTGGGTAGCAATGGGACGGGGTGGCCATTGGGCAAGCATGCGGATTACAATATTTTCCTGTCTTTTGGCATTTCACGAGGTAGTGATGAGTCCGCCGTGGAGTCATTTTATAGCATTCATCCTGGAAAGACGACTTCAATCATATCAAGGGGCTGGTTCTATTATCTATTCTTTTCGTTCCTAATGCTTTGTATGAGCTTCAAAATTGGGACCATAATTTGTGCCAGTTAAGGTATCAGCACTTTAGGAAGCTCAATTATGCTGAAGCTCGAGGTTGCTGTTATTATACAAATTCTCGGTACATTATTAGATCTCAACTAAGACTTTATACTGTGTCCTAAAGGaggaattttctttcttttcctttttgcctTCCTTTTTTGGGTGGTAAGTTAGATAAAGTTTGCAGTCTACTGATTGCTTAAAGTAAGCGAGGTTTTGGATCATTTTAAGCTTCCAGCTCTGAAACTTGAACATGTTATATATAACAGTTGTTGAGGTTTTTATTTGGAAGACTTTCTTGAAACATGTAGGAAAACTTTGCCAGCATGATTGTCTTGTGTGTTAAATCCGCGTGAGGATTTTACTTACTGGTGGCTTGTTTATCATATAGAAATTTTTCTTTCAATCGCAAAATCTCTGATTTGGCGTGTGTATGAATATGTAGGAAGACGTTGATGAACTAAGTTAAGTAATAGCGATTAACATTTTACGTAGTTGGACTAGATTGAAATATTGAAACTTCAGAAAACTATATAGTAAAGTAGCGAAGTTCATAGGAGCAGTACGCAAGCAAGAGATTCATCCATTTTCCAGACCGCGAATGTGGTTCCGAATCTCTTAGCATCGTAAAATGCTACAGCCTCAGGGTTGACAGGAGGCTAATTCTCCCAGAGCAAACCCACCACTTCGTCGGGCGGTGCTTGTGTGGAGGGTGCGCCACCTGAAATCGGGCTTGTAGCTCTCGTCTTACCAACAAGCCGAGAGCTGATGGATGTTGGTCACGACTACTATTAAAAAGCTCCTATGAAGATAAATATTTCACAAGGATTACTAGACTTGTGAACTATAAAGTTAGTTTGGTGCTTTGAAAGTAGATGCAAAAGTGCAATTTATCATCAAACAAGAACTTTCAGAGGCAAGATTTTAGCTCATAGAGGAACTTGTGCATGAAAAGATTACTACTCTCAGCGGTAGTCAAATATCTTGCCTTTTAGGAGGGCACTTCTTGAAACTGTCTCATTCATTATATTATTCCCTAGTCATCCAAATTTATTGGTAGACTGCACATCAATAGTATAATAAATTACAAACAACATTGAGGTTGGTAAACACTAGTATTATCTTGTCTATGCAAAGCTCTGATAATATATTCTGCAAAATGTTTTGCTTAGTAGTTTCACATTTCTCCAGGAAGCATTGTATCCCCTGGTAGATCACAGACAGCGATACcctaaaaggaaaatgaaaacaaaaaagaaaaagagaaaaatatttagtTCATTCCGCgataaagaagaaaacaaaaaatttcaAGAGTATCTCGTGGCTGTTTAATAATACTCACCTCTCCTGTAAGGTGAGCTACACATCTTTTCTCCGCGAGCAACTCATCTTCTGACTGCacaattttaataacttaattaaattatatctcacCACGTCTTTTTAACCATGTTTAACTGTGTGACCACCTCGGTTGAATGTTTAAATGATTAGAGGGAGGACataattacttaattatattagGTCTCAACACAATCTCGAGCAGTAGTTTTCTTTATGTTAAAGACTGTGTACTTCAAAATTCCCAAATTAGAGAAAAGGTTGAGCACCTTTTTAATTCGGCTTCGAAGATAATCGTCAAAAATTACctcctttactagttcatagtcgCCATCTCCCTGCAATCAGTTAAGTATCTCAGAGCTGAAGATAGTGTGTGCTTAACATTTGACAAGATAAAGTAAGAAATTACAAAGGAGAAAAAACTAACTTTTGATCTACAAGGCATGCTGAAAACTATATCCTCTGCTATCCCATATGGATTTCCACTTGTATACACCTACACATTTAATTTGTAGCAATATTATAACAAGAAACTCCCAAATGAAAACATATAACATGTAATTGAACGAAAACTTGGTCTTTTGCGCAGGTAATGTTATACTGCACTATACTGGTGTGTCACCTACATCATCCGAGTATTTATAGTCACCAAACCCCACAATTTTCTTCTAAGTGTGCGTAAACTGGTCCATAGACGGGTAAAGGCAGTAAGTTAGCTGTTCTATGCCACGGATACCAATTTGTTGGGCTAAGCCAGATcaaagatactcttaacatgATGTGAAACAGTCCACTTTGGACTAAACTCTCACGGTTTTCCTCGAATAGTCTCACACTATTAAGTGTACCCCTACACATTGTGTATCTTCTTTTCTTATCAACTTTCAATATTTGACTTTTTTGGCACGCCCAACACTAACTTATAGTACGACGAACTTAGGCCATCAATTTTATGCATAAAAGTTTCATCAACTGGCACAGTAACTCAGAGTAAATGAGTGAAGTCACTGATACAAAAGCTTGTGTATGTTAGAATGAGAGTTAATGAACTTACTCCAGTAGAAAACCAATCGCCTTCAGGCGTAGGAGTGACGAGTGATCTTATTGCATCAACAATTGACACAGCAGTTGATGCAGCTGAAGATCTTCCCCATTTCTGAATAAGTGCACCACCTCTCTGGAAATTAATTTAAAGAATTAGATACTTTTCAACAAAACAGATGAATGGTGTATAGGAGAATATTGAATTGGATATTTTACCTTTTGGACTTTTTCAGTGAACTCTTCTTCTAACCATTTAGTGTCTTTAATCACCTCTTTAACTGGCAATCCATTAATCTTAGCATTTAAAAAGTCTGGAACCTGATATCAAAATGATGTTAGTAAAACTAATGATTTTGAAGAAATTACAAATGAAAATGAAACACAATGACCTGAGTAGTTGAGTGGTTGCCCCATATGGTAACATTAGATACTTTGTCATAAAATACTCCAGCTTTTAGAGCCAGCTGCACAAACCATGAGATTGTCTCTTACTTTTTGTTCACTATGGaaaaaggcagcccggtgcactaaactTCCGCTATGCGCGAGGTTCGGAGAAGggccggaccataagggtctattgtacgcagtcttaccctgcatttctgcaagatgttgttttcacggctcgaacccgtgacctcctggtcacatgacaacaactttactagTTATGCCAAGGCTCCCTTCTTGTTCACTATGGAAAGAGGAGTTTAATTTCCCGTACCGTCACTGGAACTTTACTCACTATAACAATCATGAGAcaattttttatcattttaaagtAACTGAATTTTTCCCTAAAGGCATAAATTTTACCTACTATAACAATATAGTCACCTTGATGAATACGTCTTATCGTTATAGTAGGTAAATCATGTGACTTTAGTGTTATGGTAGATAAAGTTTATACTTTAAGATGACAGAAAATAGTATTGTGACTTTACTGACTGTTATAGTGGAGAAAGTTCAGTGACGATACGTAAAATTAATCTTATAAAGAGGTAATGCAAATACTTAAATGTAGCGAGTGAAGGGATACCTGGCATTTTGCTCTATTTTCATCTAACCTAGTCAAAGCATGGAAGTTCTTTGCTGGTATGTTTGGAGCATTTTTCAAACAAATCAATGCACTAGAAAGAAACAGAAAGATATTAGCAATGGAGTAACAGATTCACAGAAAAATCAGAGTTGGAATTGAGTGAGACACTTCTTTACTTGGTATTACAAGGGTTCCCAACTACTATCACTTTGACATTACGCGATGCAACAGCATTGAGAGCTTTCCCCTGTAATCATTTGACAAACAATGCAAAATATTGTCTCAAAATTTCATCTAAGACAATCCTTAAAAACATACATCTGAGCAGTTTTAGTCCTTTATATTTACCAAAATTGAGCAATTTTAATCTCTATTATACTTAGaaccaatgttttaaaaggcaggGGCATGAGGCGAGGCGTAAGCCCTGAGACATGGGGCGTAAGTCCCACGaatctttaaattttactaatttcaagaattttaagattgtataaaataaaaataattataaaaattacactaaaatcacaaaattataacaaataatctatttagaatatttttaaattataattcaactatgaataatacgaaaagtatgacatatatcataatatgcaaattagctgcaacgtcgttacaactcaaacatcaaaagtaatgtattcGATACGAAATCTTATACATATCTCTTAAGGAgtaatgaatcttgaaagaatttcgatattataaagtgatatttttttaaaatactccttttatttaatatgctttctatctgaaagagaatttatataaaaacataattcacaatttaaatatgattctctagcatcatttatttttaagtttcaacaagttaataaagtgacACATAAGTCACCATACAATATACCAAGATaacaaattattttataaataattaatagctaatactgagctattaaattaataagtattgtatctcgtaaacatgaaaaaaataatatttagaaaaataattataaaaaaattatggactattatataataaagacataacaaaagttaataaataaatactttttaaatgaaagatttatttaaaatttactatCATAGCAGTCTTGGTGGATAACgtgataatttttattttaattatgacataaaatactctctacttaatgatttatgattaagaaaaaagtaattttgaatagttaacgattttattaagaaaatttgtgGATTTACAAGGTTAGTTACACACAATTGCATAAAGTTCTATTAGGCGAGCCCAGTACGCTAAACCCCGACGTGTTCAGGGCGTAAGCCCTGCCGGCCGAGGCGTAAGTCTCACGGAACTAAACCCCACACATAAGCTCAGGGGCGTTTTACGAGTGCTTCGCCTTGGGGCGAGCCCCAGGCGAGTCCCAATTCTGCCTTTTAAAACATAGCTTAGAACACACGACAATAGTTACATTTCATAGAATTGACTCATGAGAAGCACATAAGCCATTTAAAC
The sequence above is drawn from the Nicotiana tabacum cultivar K326 chromosome 13, ASM71507v2, whole genome shotgun sequence genome and encodes:
- the LOC107769199 gene encoding NAC domain-containing protein 53-like; amino-acid sequence: MESRGSLKSLAPGFRFHPTDEELVRYYLRRKITGKPIKSAPISDIDIYKVEPWDLPGKSRLKTRDLEWYFFSVLDKKYGNGARTNRATEKGYWKTTGKDRAVHRNKSQVVGMKKTLVFHSGRAPKGQRTNWVMHEYRLIDEELDRAGIPQDAFVVCRVFQKSGAGPKNGEQYGAPFIEEEWEDDELQVLLKDEAADEFVFDDDIYLDGIELDQILGTETTLNSAPLPLDYCYGENGSSEETNNSSDSQNWLQQPDELKPIDLAVQQNVDVDPVMHEYIGESSKNVNSEDVDYLLNEPTVNATDDLQFKEEAFLEANDLSNPIEVDSSGFDMLEEYLTFFDANDDFQNMGFDPSVLFGNDDQISDQALLAEKNIGEVTQQFIAPNEGLGEYKNDFASSSKLELTKFGSDHQYPFMKQASKMLSNIHAPPAFASEFPTKDATLRLNSLSQSSSSVQVTAGFQMRDMTVGSNGTGWPLGKHADYNIFLSFGISRGSDESAVESFYSIHPGKTTSIISRGWFYYLFFSFLMLCMSFKIGTIICAS
- the LOC107769200 gene encoding malate dehydrogenase [NADP], chloroplastic-like isoform X2 produces the protein MAVAEFIPSSSFTKKTNVYSSQFSYVSAQISQKRRFSLRPLPRTHYSQICCSVTSKEVQAPTVVQTDDPKKKPECYGVFCLTYDLKALASGEVFGPDQPIALRLLGSERSILALEGVAMELEDSLYPLLREVNIGTDPYEVFQDAEWALLIGAKPRGPGMERAGLLDINGQIFAEQGKALNAVASRNVKVIVVGNPCNTNALICLKNAPNIPAKNFHALTRLDENRAKCQLALKAGVFYDKVSNVTIWGNHSTTQVPDFLNAKINGLPVKEVIKDTKWLEEEFTEKVQKRGGALIQKWGRSSAASTAVSIVDAIRSLVTPTPEGDWFSTGVYTSGNPYGIAEDIVFSMPCRSKGDGDYELVKEVIFDDYLRSRIKKSEDELLAEKRCVAHLTGEGIAVCDLPGDTMLPGEM
- the LOC107769200 gene encoding malate dehydrogenase [NADP], chloroplastic-like isoform X1, translated to MAVAEFIPSSSFTKKTNVYSSQFSYVSAQISQKRRFSLRPLPRTHYSQICCSVTSKEVQAPTVVQTDDPKKKPECYGVFCLTYDLKAEEETKSWKKMTTVSVSGAAGMIANHLLFKLASGEVFGPDQPIALRLLGSERSILALEGVAMELEDSLYPLLREVNIGTDPYEVFQDAEWALLIGAKPRGPGMERAGLLDINGQIFAEQGKALNAVASRNVKVIVVGNPCNTNALICLKNAPNIPAKNFHALTRLDENRAKCQLALKAGVFYDKVSNVTIWGNHSTTQVPDFLNAKINGLPVKEVIKDTKWLEEEFTEKVQKRGGALIQKWGRSSAASTAVSIVDAIRSLVTPTPEGDWFSTGVYTSGNPYGIAEDIVFSMPCRSKGDGDYELVKEVIFDDYLRSRIKKSEDELLAEKRCVAHLTGEGIAVCDLPGDTMLPGEM